The Drechmeria coniospora strain ARSEF 6962 chromosome 02, whole genome shotgun sequence genome has a segment encoding these proteins:
- a CDS encoding 2-hydroxy-6-oxononadienedioate/2-hydroxy-6- oxononatrienedioate hydrolase, whose amino-acid sequence METYESARNRVVHVGGVRFSYRRLGRPHGLPLLLLMGFRGTMDHWDPALVNPLAARRPVILVDNAGVGRSGGEVPETFAGWVRHYVDVLEALGVKRVDLMGYSMGGCVAQLLALAAPTLVRRLVLCGTTPSAGEGVTRAPIGPFNQLKDAVTNEEHRQAFLDTFFSRSDLSQAAGRAAWDRIANARADRLPYLGSEGARTQAVAFAKFMDPNQASEASFDRFHELRLPVLIANGSHDLLLPTENSIIMWRNLRHADAQLHLYPDSGHGFLYQYADTFSALVNEFLDRPAVGGDSGSRLRRQNGYVKHAEASRHAQVTKVEPSDAGSRASESMAGKEWRGKTRHGTAWQDQGVWGQPHEQCSLGGPEDARNRSCTGGPGSGAPAPSGGGGNE is encoded by the exons ATGGAGACGTACGAGTCTGCCCGGAACCGGGTTGTCcatgtcggcggcgtcagGTTTTCCTATCGAAGACTCGGCCGCCCTCACGGCCTCCCGCTCCTGCTGCTCATGGGCTTCAG GGGAACCATGGACCACTGGGATCCGGCGTTGGTGAATCCGCTGGCGGCGCGGCGACCCGTCATCCTCGTGGACAACGCGGGTGTCGGCCGATCCGGCGGAGAGGTCCCCGAGACGTTTGCGGGCTGGGTGCGGCACTACGTCGATGTtctcgaggccctcggcgtcAAGCGCGTCGACCTGATGGGCTACTCCATGGGCGGCTGCGTTGCCCagctgctcgccctcgccgctccGACGCTGgttcgccgcctcgtcctctgCGGTACGACCCCAagtgccggcgagggcgtcacGCGGGCACCAATAGGACCCTTCAACCAGCTCAAGGACGCCGTGACGAACGAGGAACACCGGCAAGCCTTCCTCGACACCTTCTTTTCTCGCTCCGACCTCAGCCAAGCGGCCGGGAGGGCTGCATGGGACAGGATTGCCAACGCCCGCGCCGACCGGCTTCCGTACCTAGGTTCCGAAGGAGCTCGGACGCAAGCCGTCGCCTTTGCCAAGTTCATGGATCCGAACCAGGCCAGTGAGGCCTCCTTTGACCGCTTCCACGAGCTGCGTCTGCCGGTGCTGATAGCGAATG GGAGCCATGATTTGCTGCTACCGACGGAGAATAGCATCATCATGTGGAGAAACTTGCGGCATGCGGATGCGCAGCTGCATCTTTATCCGGACTCTGGTCACGGGTTCCTGTATCAGTACGCCGACACCTTCTCGGCCCTCGTAAACGAGTTCCTGGACAGGCCGGCCGTTGGCGGCGACAGCGGCAGCAGACT CCGTCGTCAAAACGGTTACGTGAAGCATGCGGAAGCATCGAGACATGCGCAGGTGACGAAGGTGGAGCCGTCAGATGCAGGAAGCAGAGCCTCTGAGAGCATGGCCGGCAAGGAATGGCGAGGCAAGACAAGGCATGGCACGGCATGGCAGGACCAAGGCGTTTGGGGCCAGCCGCATGAGCAGTGCTCCCTCGGAGGGCCAGAAGACGCTCGCAACCGGTCTTGCACCGGCGGCCCCGGCAGCGGGGC CCCAGCACCCAGCGGAGGAGGTGGCAACGAGTAG